CAGCGGTATTATCAAGCCATTCAACGCGAACCGGATGTGGCGTTGATGCACGCTGAAGTCTCCCGGTTACTCAAACAGAAGCGCTAAGGGAAAAGGGCGATCGCGCCTAGGCTTCTAAGGCATGTTGCTTCAACTCACTCAAAGAAACATATTCTAAAGCTGCCATATGGGTAGCCGCAAGAATGACGGGGGGGGCGACTCCAGCATCCAAGGCTTCTTTCCAGCGCGAAGCACATAAACACCAGCGATCGCCCGGTTTGAGGCCTGGAAAATTAAATCCAGGGATGGGTGTAGACAGATCGTTACCCTGAGATCGGGTATAGTCTAAAAACTCTGAAGTGACTTGGGCGCAAATGATGTGCATTCCAAAATCATGCGTTCCGGTGCGACAGTAACCATCTCGGTGATAGCCTGTCATGGGAGAGGTACAGCAACTCTCTAGCTTCTCTCCCAACACATTTTTAAGTTCCATCATGAATCTCGCTCGGCGTTCTAGAATCGTTCTTGATAATAGGCTTGCACCAAATTCTCTAACTGTTCTTCCGAACAGCACTCGATCAGCGCTTCAAATACTTCTAATAACTTGGCTGCACTCTCTCCTACGGTTGGGCTAAGTCCCCAAACATCCTGAACCCAGTCTTGAGGGCGATCGCTATCAAAAATTAGTCGTTCTAGCAGGTGTTTCGCTTCTGTTTTAGAAATAGCCATAGTCGAGGGCGCTTGCATTTACCCAATTTTATCTTGGCGAGTCCCCCTCAAAATACAAAAGAGTCACCCTTTAGGCAACTCTTTCGATTAAATGGAGCTGGGCAGAATCGAACTGCCGTCCGCACCAGTTATTGACTTCCCATTCGTTCACAGGTTTAGCTCTTTTAACCCTCAGAGCGGGGATCGTCCATTATCCCGGACGATGGGATGCTCTGGTAAGGTCTTAGCTAGGCAGATGACCAGAGGCATCTAACTAGCGCATCCGTTGGGGTTGGTCCGTAATCCTTAACGGAGTCAGACTACAGACGCTCGAACCGATTAGAGGTTATTAAGCAGCTACAGGAGCAGCCTTACGAGCGAAAGGAACGATGTTGTTCGCAGTTACTTTTTTTTGAGCCTTGGATTTACGAGAGGAGACTCACTCTCGACCTGCATCACAGTGCAGCTTTCACTAGCACGTCGAAGCCATTACAGCCCCTTGCGATACTTCTATTATAATGCAGGATTCCAGCTTGTGGCAGGCTAGCTGCTCTAAGTTAAATTTTTCTGACTTAGGAAAGAAAGATTCTAAACTTAGGCGGTTTGAGGCTTTAATGGTCTGATAAGTTAATTAAGTTCATTGATTATTTGCCTTTGGGTTCAAGACTCAAACAACCTTCCAGAGGCAGGGCGGTACAAGATATGGCGCTAGTAGTCCAAAAATTTGGCGGTACTTCAGTCGGTTCGGCAGAACGCATCCAAGCGGTTGCTCAACGGGTTTTTAGCACAGTTCAAGCGGGTAATTCAGTCGTGGTGGTGGTTTCGGCGATGGGAAAAACCACCGATGGTTTAGTGGCATTGGCCAAACAAATTTCCGCTAACCCTAGCCGTCGAGAAATGGATATGTTGCTCTCGACTGGCGAACAAGTCTCGATCGCGCTGTTAAGCATGGCGTTGCAGGAACTCGGACAGCCTGCAATTTCCTTAACTGGGGCGCAAGTGGGCATTGTCACCGAAGCCGAACATAGCCGCGCCCGGATTTTGCGAATTGCCACAGAACGGCTAGAACGCCACCTTGAAGAGGGGAAAGTCGTCGTTGTTGCTGGTTTTCAGGGCATTGCTAGCACCGAGGACA
The nucleotide sequence above comes from Desertifilum tharense IPPAS B-1220. Encoded proteins:
- a CDS encoding DUF2237 family protein, which translates into the protein MMELKNVLGEKLESCCTSPMTGYHRDGYCRTGTHDFGMHIICAQVTSEFLDYTRSQGNDLSTPIPGFNFPGLKPGDRWCLCASRWKEALDAGVAPPVILAATHMAALEYVSLSELKQHALEA